The region caaacataaaaagtataatacattagttttacatataaaaaagtagtatagttatattacaataataattctaaggagcttatggtggaggtggttgatggtatggttggaagggaaatgaggatgttgctaccaaggatgaaaatgatgcaattggattttgtttagcatactcacgtcgaagccaccaaaccctatcatctggatctaagttcaaaaacaTATTTCGTTTCACCGATATTTAGAACATTTTGGTGGCAAAATAGTACAGTTCAtctttttttggaatttcatctcccaaagcacgcaaagcatccattgcatttgaaatagtatattgagagtgaggaaaaataatttcattcactgacttccttggactagccatactctcacacaatttctcaatctgagtagttaatttatttatcgatgattttctacttgaacttgatttttttcctttaccgTGTACAACACCAAGTGTTTGCTTTCTTCGATTAGGAATGTCATGAGAAGGGTTTGATGGTACCTCATCAGGAGAAATACATTCATTCTCGTTACTATGTTCATCTGAATCACCAAATCCCTCATTAAGTGCATCATCTCCCATAGGAACCCCACTTGGAAGAACACTAGACGAAGTTGCCCATGCATTCTCTCCGGTGGCTACAATGCCACCAAACATTTGCcacattaactcattcaatcgtggttcaattcatttcttcttaaatcctttaaaatcaggattttcctacataacatgttaaatgttaaatgttatactaagatttttataattgtaaattattaatttcaataaactttatgcattaaaataatgataaagttaacaCTAACCTGTATTTTTGCAGCCTACCATTCTTCGGTAGTATCGACCGTCATTTTAGATGGATATCATTCAATACCTGTAGATTCCTTAAGCAACTCCCTCCATAACCTCCATTCCTTTTTTAATGTATCCCACTTATTTTCAATTAAGGTTTTCCATAaacttttttgtgtttttgcttgaaaaagagcaatgtcattttcccatccttttgagtttagatgagttGTCGGTCTATTACCAGTATTGACTTCATTCACgcaaagttcacaaaatatcaaCGTCAGCTCATCATCCCAAACAGCTTTTGTTGCTAAGCTACTATCTCTCTTCACAAAATTTTGTATCTttaccatctattattattttgattttaaatgtcaacagacataaaaccataaatatataattagatataataatatagtttcataaataataataatacatcaCGAATGGATAAAATCCATAAGATGAACACTTCTTGAAGCACAAGCAGTAAAGCTAGTTCATGGAGATGAGAAATCTAGTGCAAATTGTACtaaagacaaaagaaaaaaatccgAGGGGAATAGTTGTTCCAGTTAAGAACGGTGATGCAGAGAATGAGAAAAAAGCAGATTCATCGCATATTGACAAGGTTCAAAAGAAGGCTGACATAAATGAACCCAAAAATCGAAGCGGTAAACAAAGTGCTTCTGAGGTAATCAAAGAATTGCAGGTCCTATTTGAGAAAGTTTCGGAGTCCGAAAATGGAGTTTTAAATATGCTTGACACTGGAAAATTTCGCTATCATCACAAAAAATCTGTTTATCAAGGTATAGTTTTAAACATTCCCTCGGCTGACCATgggtttgaaattttaattacatttttgtaTGGTTTCCGCAATTCTTTCAGGTACTACGAAGGTATTTCATATGATTACTTCAAACTCATGGGAAACAGATCCCTTACTGTCAAAAGGTAAGTCTAGTTATATGGATAATAATGAGATTGTGAGTTCACAGAACCTGTCTTCTACTATGAGGAAACTGTGTATGTGGGAAAAGAAGCTCTATGATGAAGTCAAGGTATGGTTCAGGAATCAATATGCTTTTAGATTTTACTTTACTtttttcacctttttcttttAGTTCATGTTTTTGTGTCGAAGAGATGAATGactcggtaaattttgaaatactttatcagagtttattttctttgaaaaactTTAACCGTAGTTTTTTAGGCAGCATTGAAATGTTTTATGGCTTATATATTTCTCAAATGATTACAAGTATGGTTAGATGAGAGTGATATCTAAACTGCTCTCTTGTAATGTAATCTATGAAATTGATATGTTTTCAACCAAATCAGGTGTTATATATTTGGACAATAACATGTCTATTGGGAAAAAAAAACCATAGCCatgtgtttgaattgtttgaGATCACCTCAGTAAGGGGATTTTGGAAATTTTAGAACTCAAGGGTACGAACATCACTTACTTTGATTAAATAGATATGGTTCCTCAAAGTACAGTGTTTCACAATGATTTAAGCAGCGCCTGTAAAATGgtcaagaatataaatttaaagcATTATCTTTTTGTCATACAGTTCTTTTCAACCCAGTTTTGGAGTTCTtcttatctatatatatatatatagactttgttttgtttttcgaTGCTTAGGGTTGAGTAGGAAATGGATGGAGAATAATGTTGAGTTTCGAGAATACAACGTTCAATTAGAGGTTGATTTACAACAATTTCCTTTGATTTTATCTAgtcttttattttcaatttcaggAGCTAAaattgggttttctttttcttttctttttccataaaTGTATGGGAAGGAGGAATGTGCAGAGAGAGCAAGGGAGATGATTGAAATCATGGATTATAAAGAGCCAGGGCCTAATACTAACCCCAGAACTAGTTCTGTTTTACTTGGTTCAGCAACTTTAGTTCTGTAATAAAGAGCCAGGGCCCTCCTCCCCAACCACAACCTTAGTTATGTTTTACTTGGTTCAGCAAACTATTAAGATGGTTTTACAACTTAGGATTAGGTTATATATGTATTGTAAAATCTATGGATTTTCCCTTTCTATGTTACATGAAAATGACACCTTGGTCTTTTTATTACAGTTAATATTATGTATGTGTGTATGTTGAGTACTTGATTGCAAGGGAATATCAGTTTCAAGAACCCAATAATCTATTGACTTGTATGATTTGTTTGAATTCTGTCTAAGAGAACCAGACTACTCAAAAGAAAAGcaataacaataacaacaataataacagTGAGTGACAGCAAACCATCTCACCTTGATTGCGGTGTCATTGGTCGGACCTCGTTGGCTGAAACTATCTCAACCAGAGGCTAAAACTATCTGAAAACAACAACAACGATGGGAGAAACTAGCGAAAACGAGGGGAGATATGGCTGTTTTGTTCCCAAATATGAAAACAAATAAGATTGGGAAAGAAATTAGTTTAACATCTAAGGCTAaagtagtaaaataataatttaccataaacatgttttgttagtatACCATGAAATGCTAATTCAAAGAAAATTGAGTCTCCATATATGCTTTATTAGGACTGATTTAGACTTTTCAATACTTTAGAAAAGAAACAATGAAGGAAAATGAACTATAAATAACAGAATCAACAATCAAATAGAATTTCACATGGAAAAACTAAATGAGTAATAAAGTACTCACTTTCACTAATTTTGGTAATCAAACCTTAAACCGTTGTATCAACCCCACCAAGTGTGCCACTAGGTAGCTCCAAATCAAGTTCTGGGACTTTTACACTTGTAGTATCTGACTGATAAACTTACAAAACCACTTGTTAGATAACTTACCATAAGCATGGAAAAAAGAACAGGCAGAACATGCCATTTCAATCCCATGAAATATTCATTACATGTTTGAGGCAAAGGTGACGCCCAATGTAATAATAGTATCAAAAGCTTGAGGAGATGCAATGTTAACTTAAATTGCTAAATGTGAAAACTAAATTAATGACTATATTAGTACCTGTTACAGCCATGATATTTTATATGGCCAAGATATGATAATACTGTGGATGCAATCAGCCTTTAAGTGTGATTGCTAACAACCCCTATTGTAACCTTATATTTCCTTTTTCCCttgataaaaatttagaaaagaaacTGAACCAACTCCAGAAGATTTGATATTCACACCCAAATCCTTTATAAAGGCATTTCAATAAGAAGAAAATAAGGAAGATTGAACAGCTTGTTAGATTTTCGATTTTGTGTTCCAATTTGCTCTATTGgtttgcatattaaaataaacaaaaaaaatggagCAAATTTCACCAAATTTAGTTCCCACAATTACACTACATAAAAAAGAATCTAGATTCAGGAAATTCAGTCTGATggatgaattaaaaaatcaaatcgataaaaaaaatggtaaaaaccTGCAATTTAAATTCATGTCCCAAGTAACAACAGCACATTTTTGGTGTGACATGTATCGGATTCAAGCGaaatttctttttcatatttcaGATTGAACTTTGGTCTAAGCAACCCAATGTTGTTTCATATCTAAAAACGATAGAAAAAGTTTGAATCTTGGGAGAATATTTACCTTAGATTCAAAGGATTTATCTCTGTTCTTGGTGAGAAAGTAAGGAGAAGTAAATTTCTGGCATAGAATTGAGGGAACCTAACCTCAATGAAAAAGAAAACGTCTGTGAAGATTTTCCCAAATCTGAAAACAAATAAGGTTGGGAAAGAAAATactttaaaatggtaaaataataaatgaaaatatgggcatTTTTGTCTGCAACAAAAGTTAGACTGCTCACGGTGTATAAGCTGGAGCTTTTATCTCCGGTTGGAAATGATGCTATCAGTGAGGTTCAAATCTTCATCTGCAGCTCACTATTGTTTTTCCAAACACCAACACAGTGCAGGGAAAAAGAATATTCCTTCAAAATTCCATCTCACCATGACTGATTTTGCATCCAAAAGAAGCCTAACTCTGCTCTGCTTCTAGTCCTTACCTTTTTAGCATATTTGAAATTTAACTAGATATGTTAATGGGTCGGGTCATTCAGTCTGGCCTGAAGATCAGTCCGAAATGTAAGagtatttggataaaaatataggcttgaaaaatgggcttggataaaaaaataaggCCTGTTTAAAAAACGGGTCGGGCCTTAGGTAAGGCATTTTTGGTCCAGGTCTagcccggcccgaattcactaaaagacaaaaaaattctattttttaatattattttctcccTATCTTGCTACCatctactattttgttattattatttggatattgtataaaacttattttattgttaattttattattattttagaggcatttgcttgttaagttggtgttatttaaatatacatattttttaatatttattttcaatttgttgagaaatatttattttgatatttttaatatttttgaagtattatatatattttagaattatataaaaaataatataaaaattaatatttgcgggtcgggtcgagcccaaaatttaacatttttatacgAATTAGActttggtaaaattttaggctcattttctAGGCCAGCCCGACCCGACCATGCACACTTCTAAATTTAACCCTATTTTAAATCTCAATTATTCTCAAGAGTTAGATCTTTCTGCTCTTTATATTTCATAACGTCAATCGGATTATGTGAAATTGGAAGACTTTCACGTGTGTAATATTGgttatatgattaaatttttatagCCTTTTATAGAGGGTTATTCTCTCTTAACATTATCTGAATTGGGAAATCATTATATTTGAAACTTTGATTAAAACttttcagagaatatattctctgattacaaaaatacaaattacaaaactattcacttgtcttttcttgcagggaatatttcatgttcacgcattattttgttgcagggagtctcctgttcacgcattattttgttgcagggaatcttttctgttcacgcattattttgttgcaaggaatctctcctgttcacacATCATTTATTACAGGGAATCTCTCCAGATATTATTTCTTTTTGGACCTGGTGATGGTTACTGAAGTGGTATCATCTGCAAGATCCACCGTCTTAATTGAGGATGCTGATGATTCATCTTTAGATTcggatataatttaatttaatggaaTTCTCTTCCCATCGATATTAATTAAACTTCgattattaaatgaaaaaaaaatagagggtCGAATCCTTGAGATTAAAATTAGAGGAGATATGAAAAGAGTAGTATAGGGTTTGAGACCGCTGCTATATAttctaaatttatttgaaaacacgttttaaatatatttaatttatttgatatactagtgttatttttagattttacaatcaaaatttataaatatcacTTATGGCTGAGGGTGAAGTAAAAGAATGGGTTAAATCTGCTGTTTGAGGTATGAGTAtggtaatttttttcatattagtattaaaaataattctcTAAGTTTAGTCCTAAATTTAGCAATTATTCATACATTAAAACTTAAACTTGGTAACTTTTCACATATTAGGGCTTGGATTGTTTTTTGGTTTAAGTTTAGTCCTGAAGTTGACAATTGTTCTCACATCAAGACTTGAACTTTAGGATTTTCAACGactaacttggataaaa is a window of Gossypium hirsutum isolate 1008001.06 chromosome D08, Gossypium_hirsutum_v2.1, whole genome shotgun sequence DNA encoding:
- the LOC107920778 gene encoding nitrate regulatory gene2 protein-like — its product is MEMRNLVQIVLKTKEKNPRGIVVPVKNGDAENEKKADSSHIDKVQKKADINEPKNRSGKQSASEVIKELQVLFEKVSESENGVLNMLDTGKFRYHHKKSVYQGTTKVFHMITSNSWETDPLLSKGKSSYMDNNEIVSSQNLSSTMRKLCMWEKKLYDEVKEECAERAREMIEIMDYKEPGPNTNPRTSSVLLGSATLVL